A genomic window from Pseudonocardia broussonetiae includes:
- the fabG gene encoding 3-oxoacyl-[acyl-carrier-protein] reductase, which yields MTDRRVAIVTGGARGIGAAITTALAKSGVHVAAGYSSNSQAAEELAEKLGAEGASVSTHQGNVGSPDDCQRVVGEVLEQYGRVDYLVNNAGVTVDKTMRKMSVEDWHAVLRVNLSGAFYMTKPVLDHMLEKKFGRIVNISSVIGQMGNIGQVNYAASKAGLFGLTQSLARETASKGITVNCVAPGYIETEMVAAIPKEAFDKIVAKVPVGRLGQASEIARAVQFLVDDEAGYITGSVISVNGGMDM from the coding sequence ATGACCGACAGGCGAGTGGCCATCGTGACGGGCGGGGCCCGCGGCATCGGCGCGGCCATCACCACCGCGCTGGCGAAGTCCGGCGTGCACGTGGCGGCCGGGTACAGCTCCAACAGCCAGGCCGCCGAGGAGCTGGCCGAGAAGCTGGGTGCCGAGGGCGCCTCGGTGTCGACGCACCAGGGCAACGTCGGCTCGCCCGACGACTGCCAGCGCGTCGTGGGCGAGGTGCTCGAGCAGTACGGGCGCGTCGACTACCTCGTGAACAACGCGGGCGTGACCGTCGACAAGACCATGCGCAAGATGTCGGTCGAGGACTGGCACGCGGTGCTGCGCGTCAACCTCTCCGGCGCGTTCTACATGACCAAGCCGGTGCTCGACCACATGCTCGAGAAGAAGTTCGGGCGCATCGTCAACATCAGCTCGGTGATCGGCCAGATGGGCAACATCGGCCAGGTCAACTACGCCGCCTCCAAGGCCGGCCTCTTCGGCCTCACCCAGAGCCTGGCGCGCGAGACGGCGAGCAAGGGCATCACCGTCAACTGCGTGGCGCCGGGCTACATCGAGACCGAGATGGTGGCGGCGATCCCGAAGGAGGCCTTCGACAAGATCGTCGCGAAGGTGCCTGTGGGGCGGCTGGGGCAGGCGTCGGAGATCGCGCGGGCCGTGCAGTTCCTGGTCGACGACGAGGCCGGCTACATCACCGGCAGCGTCATCTCGGTGAACGGCGGGATGGACATGTAG
- a CDS encoding glycoside hydrolase family 3 N-terminal domain-containing protein — protein sequence MSRPHTHHSSVRLRARAVPARRSAGPWLVGLAAGVLACTGAFLVPTGPAPAAPVPLAARAAAPAPVDDRLPDCAAVVAAMSPRALLAQRLMVGVDAADPAGAAETVRTSQVGGVFLPGNATALLRDQALRALQAGARIPVTVAVDDEGGRVQRVDELDGDLPSAREMSGLTTDEVRALALQRGRALAARGVTQDIAPVVDLGGQSAREVIGDRSFGTDPDDVTRYALAFAEGLREAGIEPVVKHFPGHGRADGDSHAGRVTTPPLEDLRGADLRPYADLVGPGAPLATGPLPAAVMVGHLDVPGLTDGLPSSLTPAVYALLRDEYGFAGVVYTDDLGAMKAVTGQYELPEAVLAALDAGADVALWSAGGDPEPILDALEPALAAGTLDAGENTAAVTRVLRAKSVCG from the coding sequence ATGAGCCGCCCCCACACGCACCACTCGTCCGTCCGCCTGCGCGCCCGCGCCGTCCCGGCCCGCCGGTCGGCCGGGCCGTGGCTCGTCGGGCTGGCGGCCGGGGTGCTGGCGTGCACGGGGGCGTTCCTGGTGCCGACCGGTCCCGCCCCCGCGGCGCCGGTGCCCCTGGCCGCGCGCGCGGCCGCGCCCGCCCCCGTCGACGACCGGCTGCCCGACTGCGCCGCCGTCGTCGCCGCGATGTCGCCGCGGGCCCTGCTCGCGCAGCGGCTCATGGTGGGCGTCGACGCGGCCGACCCGGCAGGGGCGGCGGAGACCGTGCGCACCTCGCAGGTGGGCGGGGTGTTCCTGCCCGGCAACGCCACGGCGCTGCTGCGCGACCAGGCGCTGCGCGCGCTGCAGGCCGGGGCGCGGATCCCGGTCACCGTGGCCGTCGACGACGAGGGCGGGCGCGTGCAGCGCGTCGACGAGCTCGACGGCGACCTGCCCAGCGCCCGCGAGATGAGCGGGCTGACCACCGACGAGGTGCGGGCGCTCGCGCTGCAGCGCGGCCGCGCGCTGGCGGCCCGCGGCGTCACGCAGGACATCGCGCCGGTCGTCGACCTCGGCGGGCAGTCCGCCCGGGAGGTGATCGGCGACCGGTCCTTCGGCACCGACCCCGACGACGTCACGCGCTACGCCCTCGCGTTCGCCGAGGGCCTGCGGGAGGCCGGGATCGAGCCGGTGGTCAAGCACTTCCCCGGCCACGGCCGGGCCGACGGCGACTCGCACGCCGGGCGCGTCACCACCCCGCCGCTCGAGGACCTGCGCGGCGCCGACCTGCGCCCCTACGCCGACCTCGTCGGCCCCGGCGCCCCGCTGGCGACGGGCCCGCTGCCGGCCGCGGTGATGGTCGGGCACCTCGACGTCCCCGGCCTCACCGACGGCCTCCCCAGCTCGCTCACCCCGGCGGTGTACGCGCTGCTGCGCGACGAGTACGGCTTCGCCGGCGTCGTCTACACCGACGACCTCGGCGCGATGAAGGCCGTCACGGGGCAGTACGAGCTGCCCGAGGCGGTGCTCGCCGCGCTGGACGCCGGGGCCGACGTGGCCCTGTGGTCGGCGGGCGGCGACCCGGAGCCGATCCTCGACGCGCTGGAGCCGGCCCTGGCCGCGGGCACCCTGGACGCGGGGGAGAACACGGCGGCGGTGACCCGGGTGCTGCGGGCGAAGTCGGTGTGCGGCTGA
- a CDS encoding carboxyl transferase domain-containing protein, which translates to MNQAFQRIAIVNRGEPAMRLIHAVREWNAQPDRVPLRTIAFYTAVDRAAMFVREADESVLIGSDDPDQAFTGTNPYLDYAELERALKECRAEAVWPGWGFVSERAEFAQLCADLGIVFIGPSAQVMERLGDKIAAKKLAEEVGVPLAAWSGGPVADVEDARRHAETIGYPLMVKATAGGGGRGIRKVNAPEELAEAFERAGSEAAKTAGDATVFLERAISGGRHVEVQVVADATGDVWTLGVRDCSVQRRNQKVLEESASTALDAEQEQLLRDSAAALAKAAGYVNAGTVEFLYEPKERLLSFLEVNTRLQVEHPVTEVTTGVDIVKLQLHVAMGGKLVDIAPEAPPARGHAIEARLTAEDPENGFAPAPGRIDHLALPSGPGIRVDTGVAAGDVIPPQYDSMIAKIIAWGRDREEARGRLGRALRQTAAVIEGGTTNKAFLIDLLGRPEVLTGETDTTWLDGLMAAGYTPPQRLDVALLATAVEAQEAHVARQRERLFASAERGRPEVGHETWYQVDVRAGGESYRLHVAQARGTRYRVLLDGTALDVDTERTSRFERRLTVGGQTYSVLTAPQDPDVLVEVDGAVHRISGGEVGLVRAPAPAMVVSIPVSAGDEVEAGDVVAVVESMKLETALRAPVAGRVAEILVDANTQVEGGTKLVRLQPDTDAEAGPGGQRVDFSALTGVDARPSDSATDAADALNSLRYLVLGFDIDDRDARPLLARLTAARDALAPDDPAVLAGETAVLRIFSDLAALSRNRRGSVDGEPTGEQERNPQEYLHAYLRSRDAEAEGLPESFQARLRQALAHYGVPDLEQSDALSGALYRMFLAHRRASAHVPVVLALLQWRLTHPDALPESAREEYLRTLDQLVTATQLRHPVVGSLARRVRYTCFDAPLIAAERAAGQQQVRAQLDVLPEPGDPARAEGIERIVAAAEPILDVFGEQHHAAMLEVMTRRYYRIRPLRDVTVSDRGGRPLLTATYTHDGGEVTVLATTVYTSPDAPAGTDPRAVQGDLRRLLLQVPAGSKVALDLYVIAGEAPDADPERSAEKILALLGRLPEPLAQVAVAVRRPRGDERSAWFTFRPGPDRRPVEDTTLRGLHPMVAERLGLWRFGDFTLTRLPSPVDVHLFRAVGRNVPDDVRLLALSDVRDVTVQRADDGTIRAIPQLEHVLDACLDALRSARAASRADAKLEWNRVLLYVWPVADLPLADLDSLVRLLAPRSDALGLEQVMVQFRLADPAGGEPSEQLLRLSRPPGAGLTVRVTDPPTEPMRELDAYAQKVIRARRRGAVYPYELVPMLLRNPDPGGRPGVFTEYDLGEGGSPVVVERPPGGNTANLVLGTITTPTERYPEGMTRVVLIGDPTKALGALAEPECARVMAALELARRLDAPIEWFAVSAGAKIAMDSGTENMDWISRVLRGIIEFTQAGGELNVVVTGINVGAQPYWNAEATMLMHTKGILVMTPESAMVLTGKQSLDYSGGVSAEDNFGIGGYDRIMGPNGQAQYWAPDLSGAVDVLLAHYGHTYRAPGERFPRPAPSSDPVDRDVSPSPHSGPGCDFTTVGEIFSSVTNPERKKPFDIRSVMASVADADHPTLERWADMIDAEGVVVMDAHLGGQPVAMLGIESRPLPRRGRIPVDGPSSFTAGTLFPKSSKKTARAINAASGNRPLVVLANLSGFDGSPESLREVQLENGAEIGRAVVNFDGPIVFCVVSRYHGGAFVVFSKTLHDNMQVAAVEGSYASVIGGAPAAAVVFAGEVNKRTAADPRVAGLVARIAEAEQAGDDAEAGRLTAELAAVRPSVRSEKLGQVADEFDTAHSVQRAKRVGSIDEIVPGPELRPYLIAAVRKGMERALAQA; encoded by the coding sequence ATGAACCAGGCGTTCCAGCGCATCGCGATCGTCAACCGCGGCGAGCCCGCCATGCGGTTGATCCATGCCGTGCGGGAGTGGAACGCCCAGCCCGACCGCGTGCCCTTGCGGACGATCGCGTTCTACACCGCGGTCGACCGGGCCGCGATGTTCGTGCGCGAGGCGGACGAGTCGGTCCTCATCGGTTCCGACGACCCGGACCAGGCGTTCACCGGCACCAACCCCTACCTCGACTACGCCGAGCTCGAGCGCGCGCTCAAGGAGTGCCGCGCCGAGGCCGTGTGGCCCGGCTGGGGCTTCGTCTCCGAGCGCGCCGAGTTCGCGCAGCTGTGCGCCGACCTGGGGATCGTGTTCATCGGCCCCTCGGCGCAGGTGATGGAGCGCCTCGGCGACAAGATCGCCGCGAAGAAGCTGGCCGAGGAGGTGGGCGTCCCGCTGGCGGCGTGGAGCGGCGGGCCCGTCGCCGACGTCGAGGACGCGCGCCGGCACGCGGAGACCATCGGCTACCCGCTGATGGTCAAGGCCACGGCGGGCGGCGGCGGGCGCGGCATCCGCAAGGTCAACGCGCCCGAGGAGCTGGCCGAGGCGTTCGAGCGCGCGGGGTCGGAGGCCGCGAAGACCGCGGGCGACGCCACCGTGTTCCTGGAGCGCGCGATCTCCGGCGGGCGCCACGTCGAGGTGCAGGTCGTCGCCGACGCCACCGGTGACGTGTGGACGCTCGGCGTCCGCGACTGCTCGGTGCAGCGGCGCAACCAGAAGGTGCTGGAGGAGTCCGCGTCCACGGCGCTCGACGCCGAGCAGGAGCAGCTGCTGCGCGACTCCGCGGCGGCGCTGGCGAAGGCCGCGGGCTACGTCAACGCGGGCACCGTCGAGTTCCTTTACGAGCCCAAGGAGCGGCTGCTGTCGTTCCTGGAGGTCAACACCCGGCTGCAGGTGGAGCACCCCGTCACGGAGGTGACCACCGGCGTCGACATCGTCAAGCTGCAGCTGCACGTCGCGATGGGCGGGAAGCTCGTCGACATCGCCCCGGAGGCGCCGCCCGCGCGCGGGCACGCCATCGAGGCCCGGCTCACCGCGGAGGACCCGGAGAACGGCTTCGCGCCCGCACCGGGGCGGATCGACCACCTCGCCCTGCCCAGCGGCCCCGGCATCCGCGTCGACACCGGCGTGGCCGCGGGCGACGTCATCCCGCCGCAGTACGACTCGATGATCGCCAAGATCATCGCCTGGGGCCGCGACCGCGAGGAGGCCCGCGGCCGGCTCGGCCGCGCCCTGCGCCAGACGGCCGCGGTGATCGAGGGCGGCACCACGAACAAGGCGTTCCTCATCGACCTGCTCGGCCGCCCGGAGGTCCTCACCGGCGAGACCGACACCACCTGGCTCGACGGCCTCATGGCCGCGGGCTACACCCCGCCCCAGCGCCTCGACGTCGCCCTGCTCGCCACGGCGGTGGAGGCGCAGGAGGCGCACGTCGCCCGCCAGCGCGAGCGGCTGTTCGCCTCCGCCGAGCGCGGGCGGCCCGAGGTCGGGCACGAGACCTGGTACCAGGTCGACGTCCGCGCGGGCGGCGAGTCCTACCGGCTGCACGTCGCCCAGGCGCGCGGCACGCGCTACCGGGTCCTCCTCGACGGCACCGCGCTCGACGTCGACACCGAGCGCACCAGCCGCTTCGAGCGCCGCCTCACCGTCGGCGGGCAGACCTACTCGGTGCTCACCGCGCCACAGGACCCGGACGTGCTCGTCGAGGTCGACGGGGCCGTGCACCGGATCTCCGGCGGCGAGGTCGGGCTCGTCCGCGCGCCCGCCCCGGCGATGGTCGTCTCGATCCCGGTGTCCGCGGGCGACGAGGTCGAGGCCGGCGACGTCGTCGCGGTCGTGGAGAGCATGAAGCTGGAGACGGCGCTGCGCGCGCCGGTCGCGGGCCGCGTCGCGGAGATCCTCGTCGACGCGAACACGCAGGTCGAGGGCGGCACGAAGCTCGTCCGCCTCCAGCCCGACACCGACGCCGAGGCGGGCCCCGGCGGGCAGCGCGTCGACTTCTCGGCGCTCACCGGCGTCGACGCGCGCCCGTCCGACAGCGCGACCGACGCCGCCGACGCGCTGAACTCGCTGCGCTACCTCGTCCTCGGCTTCGACATCGACGACCGCGACGCGCGCCCGCTGCTCGCCCGCCTCACCGCCGCCCGCGACGCGCTGGCGCCCGACGACCCGGCCGTCCTGGCCGGCGAGACCGCCGTCCTGCGGATCTTCTCCGACCTCGCCGCCCTCTCGCGCAACCGCCGCGGCTCCGTCGACGGCGAGCCGACCGGCGAGCAGGAGCGCAACCCGCAGGAGTACCTGCACGCCTACCTCCGCTCGCGCGACGCGGAGGCCGAGGGGCTGCCCGAGTCGTTCCAGGCCCGGCTGCGGCAGGCGCTGGCGCACTACGGCGTGCCCGACCTGGAGCAGTCCGACGCCCTGTCCGGCGCGCTCTACCGGATGTTCCTCGCGCACCGCCGCGCCTCGGCGCACGTGCCGGTGGTGCTCGCGCTGCTGCAGTGGCGCCTCACGCACCCCGACGCGCTGCCGGAGTCCGCGCGCGAGGAGTACCTGCGCACGCTCGACCAGCTCGTCACGGCCACCCAGCTGCGGCACCCGGTCGTCGGCAGCCTGGCGCGGCGCGTCCGCTACACCTGCTTCGACGCCCCGCTGATCGCCGCCGAGCGGGCCGCCGGGCAGCAGCAGGTGCGCGCGCAGCTCGACGTGCTGCCCGAGCCGGGCGACCCCGCCCGGGCCGAGGGCATCGAGCGGATCGTGGCCGCCGCGGAGCCGATCCTCGACGTGTTCGGCGAGCAGCACCACGCCGCGATGCTCGAGGTGATGACCCGGCGCTACTACCGGATCCGGCCGCTGCGCGACGTCACCGTCTCCGACCGCGGCGGGCGCCCCCTGCTGACGGCGACCTACACCCACGACGGCGGCGAGGTCACGGTCCTCGCCACCACCGTCTACACCTCCCCCGACGCGCCGGCCGGCACCGACCCGCGGGCGGTGCAGGGCGACCTGCGGCGGCTGCTGCTGCAGGTCCCGGCGGGATCGAAGGTCGCGCTCGACCTCTACGTGATCGCCGGCGAGGCGCCCGACGCCGACCCCGAGCGGTCCGCGGAGAAGATCCTGGCGCTGCTGGGCCGGCTGCCCGAGCCGCTCGCGCAGGTGGCCGTCGCCGTCCGGCGTCCGCGGGGCGACGAGCGCTCGGCGTGGTTCACCTTCCGTCCCGGGCCCGACCGGCGGCCCGTCGAGGACACCACGCTGCGCGGGCTGCACCCGATGGTCGCCGAGCGGCTGGGCCTGTGGCGCTTCGGCGACTTCACGCTCACGCGGCTGCCCTCGCCCGTCGACGTCCACCTGTTCCGCGCCGTCGGCCGCAACGTGCCCGACGACGTGCGCCTGCTCGCGCTGTCCGACGTCCGCGACGTCACCGTGCAGCGCGCCGACGACGGCACGATCCGCGCGATCCCGCAGCTCGAGCACGTCCTCGACGCCTGCCTCGACGCACTGCGCTCGGCCCGCGCCGCCAGCCGCGCCGACGCGAAGCTGGAGTGGAACCGCGTCCTGCTCTACGTGTGGCCGGTCGCGGACCTCCCGCTCGCCGACCTCGACTCGCTGGTCCGCCTGCTCGCACCACGCAGCGACGCGCTCGGGCTGGAGCAGGTGATGGTGCAGTTCCGGCTGGCCGATCCGGCGGGTGGGGAGCCCTCGGAGCAGCTGCTGCGCCTGTCGCGCCCGCCCGGCGCCGGGCTCACGGTGCGGGTCACCGACCCGCCCACGGAGCCGATGCGCGAGCTCGACGCCTACGCGCAGAAGGTGATCCGCGCGCGGCGCCGCGGCGCGGTCTACCCCTACGAGCTCGTGCCGATGCTGCTGCGCAACCCCGACCCCGGGGGCCGGCCGGGAGTGTTCACGGAGTACGACCTCGGCGAGGGCGGCTCGCCCGTCGTCGTCGAGCGCCCGCCCGGCGGCAACACCGCCAACCTCGTGCTCGGCACGATCACCACGCCGACCGAGCGCTACCCCGAGGGCATGACGCGCGTCGTCCTGATCGGCGACCCGACGAAGGCCCTGGGCGCGCTGGCGGAGCCCGAGTGCGCGCGCGTGATGGCCGCGCTGGAGCTCGCGCGGCGCCTCGACGCGCCGATCGAGTGGTTCGCGGTGTCGGCCGGCGCGAAGATCGCGATGGACTCCGGCACCGAGAACATGGACTGGATCTCCCGCGTGCTGCGCGGGATCATCGAGTTCACGCAGGCCGGCGGCGAGCTCAACGTGGTGGTCACCGGCATCAACGTCGGCGCCCAGCCGTACTGGAACGCCGAGGCCACGATGCTCATGCACACCAAGGGCATCCTGGTGATGACGCCGGAGAGCGCGATGGTGCTCACCGGGAAGCAGAGCCTCGACTACTCCGGCGGCGTCAGCGCCGAGGACAACTTCGGCATCGGCGGCTACGACCGGATCATGGGCCCGAACGGGCAGGCGCAGTACTGGGCGCCCGACCTGTCCGGCGCCGTCGACGTCCTGCTGGCCCACTACGGGCACACCTACCGCGCGCCGGGTGAGCGGTTCCCGCGGCCCGCGCCGTCGTCCGACCCTGTCGACCGCGACGTCTCGCCGTCGCCGCACAGCGGGCCGGGCTGCGACTTCACGACCGTCGGCGAGATCTTCTCCTCGGTCACGAACCCCGAGCGCAAGAAGCCCTTCGACATCCGCTCGGTCATGGCCTCGGTCGCCGACGCCGACCACCCGACGCTGGAGCGCTGGGCCGACATGATCGACGCCGAGGGCGTGGTCGTGATGGACGCGCACCTGGGCGGGCAGCCCGTCGCGATGCTGGGGATCGAGTCGCGGCCGCTGCCGCGGCGCGGGCGGATCCCCGTCGACGGGCCGTCGTCGTTCACGGCGGGCACGCTGTTCCCGAAGTCGTCGAAGAAGACGGCGCGGGCGATCAACGCGGCCAGCGGCAACCGCCCGCTGGTGGTGCTGGCCAACCTGTCGGGCTTCGACGGGTCGCCGGAGTCGCTGCGCGAGGTGCAGCTGGAGAACGGCGCGGAGATCGGGCGGGCCGTCGTCAACTTCGACGGGCCGATCGTGTTCTGCGTGGTGTCGCGCTACCACGGCGGCGCGTTCGTCGTGTTCTCGAAGACGCTGCACGACAACATGCAGGTCGCCGCCGTCGAGGGCTCCTACGCGTCGGTGATCGGCGGCGCGCCCGCCGCGGCGGTCGTCTTCGCGGGCGAGGTCAACAAGCGCACGGCGGCCGATCCGCGGGTGGCCGGGCTGGTCGCCCGGATCGCCGAGGCCGAGCAGGCGGGCGACGACGCCGAGGCCGGGCGGCTCACCGCGGAGCTGGCGGCGGTGCGGCCCAGCGTGCGCTCGGAGAAGCTGGGGCAGGTGGCCGACGAGTTCGACACCGCGCACAGCGTGCAGCGGGCGAAGCGGGTGGGCTCGATCGACGAGATCGTGCCGGGCCCTGAGCTGCGGCCCTACCTCATCGCCGCGGTGCGCAAGGGGATGGAGCGGGCGCTGGCGCAGGCCTGA
- a CDS encoding glutathione S-transferase family protein, producing MTEGGFEREPVALDARITSDGSTAWPVEAGRYRLVVARACPWAHRSVIVRRLLGLDPAISMGIAGPLHDERSWRFHLDPDCKDPVLGIEYLGEAYRAADPDFDAGVTVPAMVEVSSGKVATNGFQQLTLDFSTQWTAHHRPGAPDLYPQAHRDEIDEVIASFYEDVNNGVYKCGFASTQEAYEKAYGELFGRLDALSERLADRRYLVGDTITEADIRLWVTLVRFDAAYHGHFKCNRQKLAEMPVLWAYARDLFQTPGFGDTTDFVQIKQHYYGVHHTINPSGVVPLGPDVRPWLDPHGREALGGRPFGDGTPPGEPVEGERVPSIS from the coding sequence ATGACCGAAGGCGGTTTCGAACGGGAGCCCGTCGCGCTCGACGCGCGCATCACCTCCGACGGGTCCACGGCCTGGCCGGTCGAGGCGGGCCGCTACCGGCTCGTCGTCGCGCGGGCGTGCCCGTGGGCGCACCGCTCGGTGATCGTGCGGCGGCTGCTCGGGCTGGACCCGGCGATCTCGATGGGGATCGCGGGCCCGCTGCACGACGAGCGCAGCTGGCGGTTCCACCTCGACCCCGATTGCAAGGACCCGGTGCTCGGCATCGAGTACCTCGGCGAGGCCTACCGCGCCGCCGACCCCGACTTCGACGCCGGCGTCACGGTGCCGGCGATGGTCGAGGTGAGCAGCGGGAAGGTCGCCACCAACGGCTTCCAGCAGCTGACGCTGGACTTCTCCACGCAGTGGACCGCCCACCACCGCCCCGGCGCCCCCGACCTCTACCCGCAGGCGCACCGCGACGAGATCGACGAGGTCATCGCCTCGTTCTACGAGGACGTCAACAACGGCGTCTACAAGTGCGGGTTCGCGAGCACGCAGGAGGCCTACGAGAAGGCCTACGGCGAGCTGTTCGGCCGCCTCGACGCCCTGTCCGAGCGCCTGGCCGACCGCCGCTACCTCGTCGGCGACACGATCACCGAGGCCGACATCCGCCTCTGGGTCACCCTCGTCCGCTTCGACGCCGCCTACCACGGCCACTTCAAGTGCAACCGGCAGAAGCTGGCCGAGATGCCGGTGTTGTGGGCCTACGCCCGCGACCTCTTCCAGACCCCCGGCTTCGGTGACACCACCGACTTCGTGCAGATCAAGCAGCACTACTACGGCGTGCACCACACGATCAACCCGAGCGGCGTGGTGCCCCTGGGCCCCGACGTCCGCCCCTGGCTCGACCCCCACGGCCGCGAGGCCCTCGGCGGCCGCCCCTTCGGCGACGGCACCCCGCCCGGTGAGCCGGTGGAGGGGGAGCGGGTGCCGTCGATCAGCTGA
- a CDS encoding 3-oxoacyl-[acyl-carrier-protein] synthase III C-terminal domain-containing protein → MKPFVINSHGKLVFPATILGELDFSVLDTLEQFTAVIGRDYESKAPTGTDLLQRVEAGAYDSRFALLRDLAQNLFWVNRYSMTMFDKRPTRFRDLPRTRGDVFLPVLTPWEDGERKVAAVEQAYRSLPATYDAEAEDRAFALLFDVFRHKRHHATELPAIKPTVAELLAQPEALTWVLPAHDPDFPTFSVADILDADESVPELEALSRWAMVLHNQYPWERAETALRPVGEIGDDDVVIALHPRNRDVSAFIERVRSGTSATASVLPPPLPPVEPVTPYPPTRVREAFAVKPVLEALSVVRGELVCSNDDVIRNASFSWSPMSAAEISKKTGIDERRYSERPLEQLALDAALAALEHSGRTPAEIGAVLVATCTSERLIPSVACWLSGQLGILQTHMSADIVAACAGLPYGLSEAVRLLQEVQRPVLLVCVEKFSDKIGAVRTSRMIFGDGAAAIVVAPGETSDVELLQTYASGPVSEVNSIIWPNPEFDNDITVYGPEVKSLVQRYLDQMLGELATEPDPDEPGRPMIDSIDLIVPHQANKTMILGLADKAGLSHDQLYFDIETMGNVSAASIPIAIADAVRDGVIDSPVRVFAPGFGAGAVGGYAVLRVDPSIVAPERAATSGTTDGPRAAERPTTTDDVRVAFGE, encoded by the coding sequence GTGAAGCCGTTCGTGATCAACAGCCACGGCAAGCTCGTGTTCCCCGCGACGATCCTCGGGGAACTCGACTTCTCGGTCCTCGACACCCTCGAGCAGTTCACGGCCGTCATCGGGAGGGACTACGAGTCCAAGGCCCCGACCGGCACCGACCTGCTGCAACGGGTCGAGGCCGGTGCCTACGACAGCCGGTTCGCGCTCCTGCGCGACCTGGCCCAGAACCTGTTCTGGGTCAACCGCTACTCCATGACCATGTTCGACAAGAGACCCACCCGCTTCCGCGACCTGCCGCGCACGCGCGGTGACGTCTTCCTCCCCGTCCTCACCCCGTGGGAGGACGGCGAGCGCAAGGTCGCGGCCGTCGAGCAGGCCTACCGGTCCCTGCCCGCCACCTACGACGCCGAGGCGGAGGACCGCGCGTTCGCGCTGCTGTTCGACGTCTTCCGGCACAAGCGCCACCACGCCACGGAGCTGCCGGCGATCAAGCCGACGGTGGCCGAGCTGCTCGCGCAGCCCGAGGCGCTCACCTGGGTCCTGCCCGCGCACGACCCGGACTTCCCGACCTTCTCGGTCGCCGACATCCTCGACGCCGACGAGTCGGTGCCCGAGCTGGAGGCGCTCTCGCGCTGGGCGATGGTGCTGCACAACCAGTACCCGTGGGAGCGCGCCGAGACGGCGCTGCGGCCCGTCGGCGAGATCGGCGACGACGACGTCGTGATCGCGCTGCACCCGCGCAACCGCGACGTCAGCGCGTTCATCGAGCGCGTCCGCTCCGGCACGTCCGCGACGGCGTCGGTGCTGCCGCCGCCGCTGCCGCCCGTCGAGCCGGTCACGCCCTACCCGCCGACGCGGGTGCGCGAGGCCTTCGCGGTCAAGCCGGTGCTGGAGGCGCTGTCGGTGGTGCGGGGCGAGCTCGTCTGCTCCAACGACGACGTCATCCGCAACGCCAGCTTCTCCTGGTCGCCGATGAGCGCGGCGGAGATCAGCAAGAAGACCGGCATCGACGAGCGCCGCTACTCGGAGCGGCCGCTGGAGCAGCTCGCCCTCGACGCGGCGCTCGCCGCACTGGAGCACTCCGGCCGCACGCCGGCCGAGATCGGCGCGGTCCTCGTCGCCACCTGCACCAGCGAGCGGCTGATCCCGTCCGTGGCGTGCTGGCTGTCGGGCCAGCTGGGCATCCTGCAGACGCACATGTCGGCCGACATCGTCGCGGCCTGCGCGGGCCTGCCCTACGGGCTGTCGGAGGCCGTGCGCCTGCTGCAGGAGGTCCAGCGGCCGGTGCTGCTCGTGTGCGTCGAGAAGTTCTCGGACAAGATCGGCGCGGTCCGCACCTCGCGCATGATCTTCGGCGACGGCGCGGCCGCGATCGTGGTGGCGCCCGGCGAGACCAGCGACGTCGAGCTGCTGCAGACCTACGCCAGCGGGCCGGTCAGCGAGGTCAACTCGATCATCTGGCCGAACCCGGAGTTCGACAACGACATCACCGTCTACGGGCCCGAGGTCAAGTCGCTGGTGCAGCGCTACCTCGACCAGATGCTCGGCGAGCTGGCCACCGAGCCCGACCCCGACGAGCCGGGCCGCCCGATGATCGACTCGATCGACCTCATCGTGCCGCACCAGGCCAACAAGACGATGATCCTGGGCCTGGCCGACAAGGCCGGGCTCTCGCACGACCAGCTGTACTTCGACATCGAGACGATGGGCAACGTCTCCGCCGCATCCATCCCGATCGCCATCGCGGACGCCGTGCGCGACGGCGTGATCGACTCTCCCGTCCGGGTCTTCGCGCCCGGGTTCGGGGCGGGCGCGGTCGGCGGCTACGCCGTGCTCCGCGTCGACCCGTCGATCGTCGCCCCGGAACGCGCGGCGACGTCCGGCACCACCGACGGCCCGCGCGCGGCCGAGCGACCCACCACCACTGACGACGTCCGCGTGGCGTTCGGGGAATGA